In one Nocardioides sp. NBC_00368 genomic region, the following are encoded:
- a CDS encoding enoyl-CoA hydratase-related protein — MTTTLTQTDGVYVLDIGDTENRFSPDWMTSVNDALDKVVATPAPLVLTATGKFYSNGLDLDWLGQNADQFEPYVARVQALLARLLVLPVPTVTAINGHAFGAGAMLAMTLDWRIMREDRGFFCFPEVDIQIPFTPGMAALIQAKLTPRAATDSMTTGRRFPGPDALAAGIVDGTAPEADLLEQAIARVALLAGKPADTLGKIKSTMYATAVAALTTEEA, encoded by the coding sequence ATGACGACGACCCTGACCCAGACGGACGGCGTGTACGTCCTCGACATCGGCGACACCGAGAACCGGTTCAGCCCCGACTGGATGACGTCGGTGAACGACGCCCTCGACAAGGTCGTGGCCACGCCCGCGCCGCTGGTGCTGACGGCGACGGGCAAGTTCTACTCCAACGGCCTCGACCTGGACTGGCTCGGGCAGAACGCCGACCAGTTCGAGCCGTACGTCGCCCGGGTGCAGGCCCTCCTCGCCCGCCTCCTGGTCCTCCCGGTGCCGACGGTGACCGCGATCAACGGGCACGCCTTCGGCGCCGGCGCGATGCTCGCGATGACCCTCGACTGGCGGATCATGCGCGAGGACCGCGGCTTCTTCTGCTTCCCCGAGGTCGACATCCAGATCCCGTTCACCCCCGGCATGGCCGCCCTGATCCAGGCCAAGCTCACCCCGCGAGCGGCGACCGACTCGATGACCACCGGCCGCCGCTTCCCCGGCCCCGACGCGCTTGCCGCGGGCATCGTCGACGGCACCGCACCCGAGGCCGACCTCCTCGAGCAGGCGATCGCCCGTGTCGCCCTGCTCGCGGGCAAGCCGGCCGACACGCTCGGCAAGATCAAGTCGACGATGTACGCCACGGCGGTCGCCGCGCTCACGACCGAGGAAGCCTGA